Proteins from a single region of Desulfobacter postgatei 2ac9:
- a CDS encoding 4Fe-4S dicluster domain-containing protein, with product MKKLKIFRGFDLNVPEEPDLSCVPLALPTSLGCCAADIPHIRPKLLIKEGWRVKTGQSLFTDKRDTSIQYVSPGTGRVEKVVYGHRRRLMEVVIATEPEDEYVEYDPVTLAGIVGMPRDALVTNLKNGGLWQGLRQFPALDVADPDHSPAMIIVAMDGNDLFSPHPAIILKGNIAAFEAGMAVLRRFSHQLAVVCRASRVERIREIGSSVADQITHTAPDIYPAWQPGAVLYQIKQQAAENSSWCIRLDHLVMMGRFLLSGRYPVDKIVTITRPGDRRPHMRVRQGMPLSSLAGQIPVQSIATTGRFNGRILEKDAHIGFFENTVNIIEAGPGEEMFGFVRPGLDKPTLSSTFLSSLFRRPAKMDCTLHGEARACINCSYCERICPNGLMPSFIMKALHAQELEEALALGLMDCCKCGLCSFACPSKIELTQILSDAMDAYYKDK from the coding sequence GGCCCTGCCGACCAGTCTGGGATGCTGTGCCGCGGACATACCGCATATCCGGCCAAAATTGCTGATTAAAGAGGGTTGGCGCGTTAAAACCGGCCAGTCGCTGTTTACGGATAAGCGGGATACAAGCATACAATATGTCTCCCCTGGAACCGGCCGGGTGGAAAAGGTTGTTTACGGGCATCGTCGACGGCTGATGGAGGTAGTGATCGCAACTGAGCCCGAAGATGAGTATGTTGAATATGATCCGGTGACCTTGGCGGGCATCGTCGGCATGCCCCGCGATGCGCTTGTGACGAACCTGAAAAATGGCGGCCTGTGGCAGGGCCTGCGGCAGTTTCCAGCCCTGGATGTCGCCGATCCGGATCATTCCCCTGCCATGATTATTGTGGCCATGGACGGCAATGACCTCTTTTCGCCGCATCCGGCCATAATCCTTAAAGGCAACATTGCTGCCTTTGAAGCGGGCATGGCGGTTTTGCGCAGATTTTCGCATCAACTTGCCGTGGTCTGCCGGGCAAGCCGCGTTGAACGCATCCGGGAGATAGGCAGTTCAGTGGCGGATCAGATCACCCATACCGCCCCGGACATTTATCCTGCCTGGCAGCCCGGTGCCGTACTTTATCAGATCAAGCAACAGGCGGCGGAGAACAGTTCCTGGTGCATCCGCCTGGATCATCTGGTCATGATGGGCCGCTTTTTACTTTCCGGTCGGTATCCGGTTGACAAGATCGTCACCATTACCCGGCCCGGGGACCGGCGGCCCCATATGCGGGTCCGGCAGGGCATGCCTTTATCTTCTCTGGCCGGTCAAATACCTGTGCAAAGTATTGCCACCACAGGTCGGTTCAACGGTCGGATTCTTGAAAAAGATGCCCATATCGGCTTTTTTGAAAACACGGTTAATATCATTGAGGCGGGGCCCGGGGAAGAGATGTTCGGTTTTGTCCGGCCCGGCCTTGACAAACCCACCCTATCGTCCACGTTTCTCTCTTCTCTGTTCAGACGTCCGGCAAAAATGGATTGCACCCTTCACGGGGAAGCACGGGCCTGCATTAATTGTTCATATTGCGAACGGATCTGCCCCAATGGTCTTATGCCTTCCTTTATCATGAAGGCACTGCATGCACAAGAACTTGAAGAAGCATTGGCGCTCGGGCTCATGGACTGCTGCAAATGCGGGTTGTGTTCGTTTGCCTGCCCCTCCAAGATTGAACTGACCCAAATCCTTTCAGACGCCATGGACGCCTATTACAAGGACAAATAA
- the nqrF gene encoding NADH:ubiquinone reductase (Na(+)-transporting) subunit F, protein MIYLISIVVFTFVIGILVVVLLFVEAKVTTRGDHWVTINGKSDAALKISGNPTLLSALAGKEIFLPSACGGSGSCGMCRCKVLEGGGSVLPTEMSHLSRKEKAAGVRLSCQLKVKEDLSIEVPESIFGIKKVEAEVISNKNVATFIKELVLRPAEPFDFKAGAYIQIDVPEYEVNFKDFHIASKYVSEWKKYNLLALTSKGIKPGFRAYSLANPPHDKETLMLNVRIATPPPGTEGIPPGFGSSYVFGLKPGDRVLVSGPYGEFMARETNREMCFVGGGAGMAPLRSHILHQLDGIHSGRRISFWYGARSIKEMFYDEDFKELVEKYPNFSYHVALSDPDAEDNWTGQTGFINTYLVDAYLSTHEDPAEIEYYLCGPPPMINSVIHSLHEMGVEDDMIFYDKF, encoded by the coding sequence TTGATTTACCTTATAAGTATTGTAGTATTCACCTTTGTTATCGGTATTCTGGTTGTGGTGCTTTTGTTTGTGGAAGCAAAAGTTACGACCAGGGGGGATCATTGGGTGACCATCAACGGCAAGTCAGACGCTGCCTTGAAAATTTCGGGCAATCCCACGCTTTTGTCTGCCCTGGCGGGCAAAGAGATTTTTCTGCCCTCGGCCTGCGGCGGATCCGGCTCCTGCGGAATGTGCCGGTGCAAGGTCCTTGAGGGAGGCGGCAGCGTGCTGCCCACGGAGATGTCGCATTTAAGCCGAAAGGAAAAGGCAGCCGGTGTCCGTCTCTCCTGTCAGCTCAAAGTTAAGGAAGATCTTTCCATTGAGGTGCCTGAATCCATTTTTGGCATTAAAAAGGTAGAAGCCGAAGTGATATCCAATAAAAATGTGGCCACGTTTATCAAAGAACTTGTGCTGCGTCCTGCTGAACCCTTTGACTTTAAGGCCGGAGCCTATATTCAGATTGACGTGCCCGAATATGAAGTTAATTTTAAAGATTTTCATATCGCAAGTAAGTATGTCAGCGAATGGAAAAAATATAATCTTTTAGCCCTGACATCCAAAGGGATAAAACCGGGATTCAGGGCTTATTCCCTGGCCAATCCCCCCCATGACAAAGAGACTCTCATGCTCAACGTACGTATTGCAACCCCGCCGCCGGGCACCGAAGGCATCCCCCCGGGATTTGGTTCTTCTTATGTATTCGGGCTTAAACCCGGCGACCGGGTGCTGGTATCCGGTCCCTACGGGGAATTTATGGCAAGGGAGACGAACCGGGAGATGTGCTTTGTCGGCGGGGGTGCCGGCATGGCGCCTTTGCGTTCCCATATTCTTCATCAGCTCGATGGTATACATTCCGGCCGCAGGATCTCCTTTTGGTATGGCGCCAGATCTATAAAGGAGATGTTTTATGATGAGGATTTTAAAGAACTGGTGGAAAAATATCCTAATTTTTCTTACCATGTGGCCCTGTCCGATCCCGATGCGGAAGACAACTGGACCGGACAGACCGGGTTTATCAACACCTATCTTGTGGATGCATACTTAAGCACTCACGAAGATCCGGCTGAGATTGAGTATTACCTGTGCGGGCCGCCGCCCATGATTAATTCCGTTATTCACAGCCTTCATGAGATGGGTGTGGAGGATGATATGATATTTTATGACAAGTTTTAA
- the nqrE gene encoding NADH:ubiquinone reductase (Na(+)-transporting) subunit E, whose translation MGDLFSLFINSVFIGNILLAYFLGMCSFIAVSKNVDTAAGLGFAVIFVLSVTSPVNWIIYHGLLAPGALSWLGFSDLDLSFLKFITFIAVIAAITQAVEMVIDRYSPGLYATLGVFLPLIAVNCAILGTSLFMVERNYTFMESIVFGAGSGTGWMLAIVTMAAIRKKARYSDVPEGLQGFGFTMIIAGLMAMTFMMFSGITL comes from the coding sequence ATGGGCGATCTGTTCAGTCTGTTTATCAATTCCGTTTTCATCGGCAACATCCTTCTGGCCTATTTTCTTGGGATGTGTTCCTTTATTGCCGTGTCCAAAAATGTGGATACTGCGGCAGGGTTGGGGTTTGCCGTTATTTTTGTGTTGTCCGTCACAAGTCCGGTCAACTGGATAATCTATCACGGGCTTCTGGCCCCGGGTGCTTTGTCCTGGCTGGGATTTTCCGATCTTGACTTAAGTTTTTTAAAATTCATTACCTTTATTGCCGTGATTGCCGCCATCACCCAGGCCGTGGAGATGGTCATTGACCGGTATTCGCCCGGGCTTTACGCCACCCTGGGCGTGTTTTTGCCCCTGATTGCCGTAAACTGTGCCATTTTAGGCACCAGTCTTTTCATGGTGGAGCGCAATTACACCTTCATGGAATCCATTGTCTTTGGGGCAGGTTCGGGCACCGGCTGGATGCTGGCCATTGTCACCATGGCGGCCATCCGAAAAAAGGCCCGGTATTCAGATGTGCCTGAAGGTCTGCAGGGATTCGGGTTTACCATGATTATTGCCGGACTTATGGCCATGACGTTTATGATGTTTTCAGGCATCACCTTATAA
- a CDS encoding FMN-binding protein produces the protein MFEKNSKRHVTFFALVLSVVCSLLITAAATGLRERQQENMALDKKVNLLRAAGLVDAGQKYGKDTINTLYNRRIAEVFVDRQGIIMDAEDPDGMHLYFIHAQEAGDRHDFNDISGYIVPINTRGLWGKIHGYLAFENDGQTVSGFSVFSHSETPGLGGEIESAWFQKNFKGKKILNSQDKFVSIGIAKGKAGNLPKGEQENYVDGISGATLTGRYLSEGIKNTLMKYEGVSVTFRQKQLKAKDGDPSHD, from the coding sequence ATGTTTGAAAAAAATTCAAAACGCCATGTGACCTTTTTTGCCCTTGTTTTGTCCGTGGTGTGCAGCCTTTTGATTACGGCGGCGGCAACAGGTCTTAGGGAGCGGCAGCAGGAGAACATGGCCCTGGACAAAAAAGTGAATCTGTTGCGGGCCGCAGGCCTTGTGGATGCGGGTCAAAAATATGGGAAAGATACCATTAACACCCTTTATAACCGGCGCATTGCAGAAGTGTTTGTGGACCGTCAGGGCATAATCATGGACGCCGAAGACCCCGACGGCATGCATCTGTATTTTATTCATGCACAGGAGGCTGGGGATCGTCATGATTTCAATGACATTTCCGGCTATATCGTGCCCATCAATACCCGCGGGCTGTGGGGAAAGATCCATGGATACCTGGCCTTTGAAAATGACGGACAGACCGTTTCCGGTTTTTCCGTGTTCAGCCACTCTGAAACCCCCGGCCTTGGCGGAGAAATCGAAAGTGCCTGGTTCCAAAAGAATTTCAAGGGCAAAAAGATTCTTAATTCCCAGGATAAATTTGTCTCCATAGGCATTGCCAAAGGAAAGGCCGGTAATCTGCCCAAGGGTGAACAGGAGAATTATGTGGACGGTATTTCCGGGGCCACCCTGACCGGCAGGTATCTGTCCGAAGGGATCAAAAATACCTTGATGAAGTACGAGGGGGTATCGGTTACCTTCCGGCAAAAACAATTGAAAGCTAAAGATGGGGACCCATCCCATGACTGA
- a CDS encoding type III pantothenate kinase: MLLVIDVGNTNTVIGVYENETLTQDWRIRTIRETTTDEFNILARALFADKGIQLTDITKIVISSVVPSSVRILNAFCQQYLGITPLWINPASVKKLMPILYSNPNEVGADRIVNAVAAYAKHKKALIVIDFGTATTFDAISEKGQFLGGAICPGVMISSEALFQRASRLPRVEIFKAPERVIGDDTIESIKSGIIYGNAAMVDGMVDRMKQEMENTPIIIATGGLAPLIAEVSNAIESVDLALTLDGLKIISRAM; this comes from the coding sequence ATGTTGTTGGTCATTGATGTGGGCAATACCAATACGGTGATCGGCGTTTACGAAAACGAAACATTGACTCAGGACTGGCGTATCAGAACCATCAGGGAAACCACGACCGATGAATTCAATATCCTGGCCCGGGCTTTGTTTGCCGACAAAGGCATCCAGCTCACGGACATCACAAAAATTGTCATATCCTCCGTGGTTCCGTCGTCCGTGAGGATATTAAACGCTTTTTGCCAGCAGTATCTGGGTATTACACCATTGTGGATCAATCCGGCATCCGTAAAAAAGCTGATGCCCATTCTCTATTCCAATCCCAACGAGGTCGGCGCAGACCGTATTGTCAATGCCGTAGCAGCCTATGCAAAACATAAAAAGGCACTGATTGTAATTGATTTCGGCACTGCCACCACCTTTGACGCCATCTCGGAAAAAGGCCAATTCCTTGGCGGCGCTATCTGCCCCGGTGTAATGATCTCATCCGAAGCACTTTTCCAGAGGGCATCCCGCCTGCCCCGGGTGGAAATTTTCAAAGCACCGGAAAGGGTAATCGGCGATGACACCATTGAAAGCATCAAGTCCGGTATTATCTACGGCAACGCTGCCATGGTGGACGGTATGGTGGACCGGATGAAACAGGAAATGGAAAACACACCCATAATCATTGCCACGGGCGGACTTGCCCCGCTCATTGCCGAAGTATCCAATGCCATTGAATCCGTGGACTTAGCCCTGACCCTGGATGGTCTTAAAATCATCAGCCGGGCAATGTAA
- a CDS encoding transporter substrate-binding domain-containing protein: protein MAIKKTVVVWITLVSSLFALAAGGSAAQENAVLHAPLEHIDRKPVVFAMNNLGSDIYKRTMELIYKEAFSRLGYTFAYNLYPLKRSLGESNAGRIDGECARGWLPPAVQKKYPNLIQVREPIWESRICVYSMNPDIRVNEWQDLKKYENIVIGFSKGGGYLDRMIRQYGSGSQTFYGALNCTQGLRMLASKRIGMFLGVEDAIGSILNEAEFRQKTIYNAGSVDTLPLYPYLNKKYAHLAKPLASVLKQMKKEQIVDQYILRSQKEVFAPARKITISTGLMPPQKPSPDLNPSFFNKVAEVVTRAFALENYQVSFIFRSRLSAFNMAKERLVDGTMLWRKTKSRNNHFYFSNPLITAEIVFFHLKSKSFDWQQLDDLSSYRAGIVAGMQYEDLFDAAIFSGQLLSLTAKDETGNFNKLLSGEIDYTPVILESGYDTIREIFPKKTAALFTHHQKPLIRQNFYLLLSKQIKENQKVITDFNQGLYHLEKMDRSDVKQFQQSAP from the coding sequence ATGGCAATCAAAAAAACAGTTGTGGTGTGGATCACTCTTGTTTCGTCTCTTTTTGCTCTGGCGGCCGGCGGGTCCGCAGCTCAGGAGAATGCCGTGCTTCACGCGCCATTGGAACATATTGACAGAAAACCCGTTGTTTTTGCTATGAATAATCTTGGGAGTGATATCTATAAACGGACCATGGAGTTAATTTATAAGGAAGCCTTTTCCAGGTTGGGTTATACTTTTGCCTACAATCTGTATCCGTTGAAACGCTCCCTTGGGGAATCCAATGCCGGTCGTATTGATGGAGAATGTGCAAGGGGCTGGCTGCCCCCGGCTGTACAGAAAAAATATCCCAATCTGATACAGGTAAGAGAACCCATTTGGGAAAGCCGGATCTGTGTCTATTCCATGAATCCTGATATCCGTGTGAATGAATGGCAGGACTTAAAAAAATATGAAAATATCGTTATCGGATTCAGTAAAGGCGGCGGCTATCTTGACCGGATGATTCGCCAGTATGGTTCGGGCTCCCAAACCTTCTACGGCGCATTGAATTGTACCCAGGGCCTGCGGATGCTTGCATCCAAAAGAATCGGCATGTTTCTGGGAGTTGAGGACGCCATTGGCAGCATTCTCAATGAAGCGGAATTCAGGCAGAAGACTATATACAATGCCGGTTCCGTAGATACCCTGCCCCTTTATCCCTATCTGAACAAAAAGTATGCTCACCTGGCAAAGCCTTTGGCATCGGTACTGAAACAGATGAAAAAAGAACAAATAGTTGACCAATATATTCTCAGGTCCCAGAAGGAAGTATTTGCACCGGCCCGGAAAATAACGATAAGTACAGGGCTTATGCCCCCTCAAAAACCGTCTCCGGATTTAAACCCCTCTTTTTTCAACAAAGTCGCAGAGGTCGTGACCCGGGCATTTGCACTGGAAAACTACCAGGTCTCTTTTATTTTCAGATCCAGGCTCAGCGCCTTTAATATGGCAAAGGAGAGGCTGGTTGACGGCACAATGCTCTGGAGAAAAACCAAAAGCCGGAATAACCATTTCTATTTCAGCAACCCCCTGATTACCGCAGAGATTGTTTTTTTTCATCTGAAATCAAAAAGTTTCGACTGGCAGCAACTTGACGATCTGAGTAGTTACCGGGCAGGCATCGTTGCAGGGATGCAGTATGAGGACCTTTTTGATGCCGCAATTTTTTCAGGCCAACTTTTGTCCCTGACAGCAAAGGATGAGACAGGCAATTTCAACAAACTGCTTTCAGGTGAAATTGATTATACACCTGTTATTTTAGAAAGCGGGTATGACACCATAAGAGAAATCTTTCCCAAAAAAACAGCGGCATTGTTCACTCACCACCAGAAACCTTTGATACGGCAAAATTTTTACCTGCTTTTATCAAAACAGATAAAAGAAAATCAAAAAGTCATTACTGATTTTAACCAAGGGCTCTACCACCTTGAAAAAATGGATAGAAGCGACGTAAAACAATTTCAACAGTCTGCACCATAG
- a CDS encoding NADH:ubiquinone reductase (Na(+)-transporting) subunit B → MKNLVKKFFDDTRPLFTGDGKYKKYEPVWDATKTFFFLPSAKIRVMPFVRDHLDLKRYMSIVILALLPVTFFGIYNAGYQAGIGTGESWSMTKCFLIGAWYVLPMIIVSYVVGFAWEFLFAVVRGHKISEGLLVTGLLFPLTLPPTIPLWQVALGISFGVVIGKEVFGGTGRNILNPALTGRAFLFFSYPVAMSGDVWVAGKHLVDGVTGATALSVTGAGEQSITAALSNAGYSLGQLFTGFVPGSVGETSALCCLIGAAILMVTRIANYRIIIGGIAGLVITSIIIYLIPGGKETWSNAGPLYHLCAGGFLFGISFMATDPVSAPGTNPGRWIFGAAIGFLTVIIRVGNPAFMEGVMLAILFMNVFSPLLDHLVLKYKSSKRIPNV, encoded by the coding sequence ATGAAGAATCTTGTGAAAAAGTTTTTTGATGATACACGCCCCTTGTTTACTGGAGACGGGAAGTATAAAAAGTATGAACCTGTCTGGGACGCCACAAAAACATTTTTCTTTCTGCCTTCGGCCAAAATTCGTGTCATGCCCTTTGTCCGGGATCACCTGGATCTGAAACGCTACATGAGCATCGTTATCCTGGCACTTTTGCCGGTGACCTTTTTCGGGATATATAATGCCGGATACCAGGCCGGCATCGGTACCGGGGAATCCTGGTCCATGACCAAATGCTTTCTTATAGGTGCCTGGTATGTATTGCCCATGATCATCGTTTCTTATGTGGTGGGCTTTGCCTGGGAGTTTCTTTTTGCGGTGGTGCGCGGCCATAAGATATCCGAAGGTCTCCTGGTCACGGGCCTGCTTTTTCCCTTGACCCTGCCACCTACCATCCCCTTGTGGCAGGTGGCGCTTGGTATCTCCTTTGGTGTGGTTATCGGTAAGGAGGTGTTTGGTGGTACGGGGCGCAATATCCTTAACCCGGCATTGACCGGACGGGCCTTTCTGTTTTTTTCCTATCCGGTCGCCATGTCCGGGGATGTCTGGGTGGCGGGCAAACACCTGGTAGACGGCGTGACCGGGGCCACGGCCCTTTCCGTGACAGGCGCAGGAGAGCAGTCCATCACCGCAGCCCTTTCCAATGCCGGTTATTCCCTGGGGCAGCTTTTCACAGGATTTGTGCCGGGCAGTGTGGGGGAGACCTCGGCTCTCTGCTGCCTGATTGGTGCCGCCATTCTCATGGTGACCCGTATTGCCAATTACAGGATCATTATCGGCGGCATTGCAGGACTTGTCATCACCAGTATTATTATTTACCTGATTCCCGGGGGTAAGGAGACCTGGTCCAATGCCGGTCCCCTTTACCATTTGTGCGCCGGCGGATTTTTGTTCGGTATATCCTTTATGGCCACGGATCCGGTCTCCGCGCCGGGCACCAATCCGGGGCGATGGATTTTCGGGGCAGCCATTGGTTTTTTAACCGTGATCATCCGGGTGGGTAATCCTGCGTTCATGGAGGGGGTGATGCTGGCCATTCTGTTCATGAACGTGTTTTCGCCTTTGCTGGACCATCTGGTGCTCAAGTACAAATCGTCAAAAAGGATTCCCAATGTTTGA
- a CDS encoding dihydroorotate dehydrogenase, translating to MQTTFLGKILHTPIVLASGVLGNNKAILERVWENGCGLPTMKSIGPAPREGHKNPTVIDLGNGMINAVGLPSPGYLNMEEEWQELSGRTFPINASIYGGSVDEFVRVAEFVSAKGPDFIELNISCPNSDKHGMIFGVNAQSSHDVVAAVKKVIHVPLIAKLTPAAPDIASIAKACEDAGADAICAINTAGPGMVIDIESRSPVLAFKKGGLSGPMIKPIAVRCVYDIFKAVSIPIIGLGGISTGKDAIEIIMAGATLVGIGTAVRYRGISVFDKVTNEISDWLAAHDTTMEKIRGAAHREVR from the coding sequence ATGCAAACCACGTTTTTAGGCAAAATCCTTCACACGCCCATAGTGCTGGCATCGGGCGTACTCGGCAACAACAAAGCCATCTTGGAGCGGGTCTGGGAAAACGGGTGCGGGCTTCCCACCATGAAGTCCATTGGGCCTGCTCCCCGCGAAGGGCATAAGAATCCAACGGTCATTGATCTTGGCAACGGCATGATTAATGCCGTAGGCCTGCCCTCTCCAGGCTACCTGAACATGGAAGAGGAGTGGCAGGAACTGTCAGGCCGGACTTTCCCCATAAACGCCAGCATTTACGGCGGGTCTGTGGACGAATTTGTCCGGGTGGCCGAGTTTGTATCCGCCAAAGGGCCGGACTTTATTGAACTGAATATCTCATGTCCCAATTCAGATAAGCATGGCATGATTTTCGGGGTTAACGCCCAGTCCTCCCATGATGTTGTTGCCGCGGTTAAAAAGGTGATTCATGTCCCTCTCATTGCCAAGTTGACGCCGGCTGCCCCGGATATTGCAAGCATTGCAAAGGCGTGTGAGGATGCAGGTGCCGATGCCATCTGCGCCATTAATACGGCCGGGCCGGGCATGGTTATTGACATCGAGTCCCGCTCTCCTGTACTTGCCTTTAAAAAGGGCGGGCTTTCCGGCCCCATGATCAAACCCATTGCCGTGCGCTGCGTGTACGATATCTTTAAAGCAGTATCCATTCCCATTATTGGCTTGGGTGGCATCAGCACGGGAAAAGACGCCATAGAGATCATCATGGCAGGGGCTACGCTTGTGGGAATCGGTACGGCCGTGCGATACCGGGGAATCTCCGTGTTTGATAAAGTTACTAATGAGATCAGCGACTGGCTGGCGGCCCACGATACCACTATGGAAAAAATCCGGGGTGCAGCCCACAGGGAGGTCCGATGA
- a CDS encoding dihydroorotate dehydrogenase electron transfer subunit: MITQLLPAMVTVADKEVHSPEFATLYVNQAIDFKPGQFVMVWIPGVDEKPYTISHHTPDRFGITVEAKGIFSKKAVSLGAGDKIGIRGPFGNGFNMGVAYKRIAVVAGGCGMAPLAPLVEAFQTDTGPEIVLIQGARSKSFLLYPDRFTAKVEICTDDGSKGYKGFVTDILMEKIKKQKIRDLSAASVPAFDMVYACGPEIMMAKVFDICEAHGIPCQVSLERYMRCGFGVCGACVCGHAVVCKDGPVFESKMLRTMADFNTRALLKTGKPVPLNEYTTWRCQ; this comes from the coding sequence ATGATTACACAACTGCTGCCCGCCATGGTCACGGTGGCGGATAAGGAGGTTCACAGTCCTGAGTTTGCCACCCTGTATGTTAACCAGGCCATTGACTTCAAACCGGGCCAGTTTGTCATGGTGTGGATTCCCGGCGTGGATGAAAAACCCTATACCATTTCCCATCACACTCCGGACCGCTTCGGCATTACCGTGGAGGCAAAGGGTATTTTTTCGAAAAAAGCCGTATCACTCGGGGCTGGTGATAAAATCGGTATCCGGGGACCTTTTGGTAATGGATTTAATATGGGTGTTGCGTATAAACGGATTGCCGTTGTGGCCGGCGGCTGCGGTATGGCACCCCTTGCGCCCCTTGTTGAGGCCTTTCAGACCGATACCGGGCCTGAAATTGTGCTGATCCAGGGTGCCCGGTCCAAATCTTTTCTGCTCTACCCGGACCGGTTTACGGCAAAGGTCGAAATCTGTACCGATGACGGATCAAAGGGGTATAAAGGGTTTGTGACGGATATCCTGATGGAAAAAATAAAAAAACAGAAAATCAGAGATTTGTCGGCTGCTTCCGTCCCTGCTTTTGATATGGTCTATGCCTGCGGCCCGGAAATCATGATGGCAAAGGTGTTTGATATCTGTGAAGCCCACGGCATCCCCTGCCAGGTTTCCCTGGAACGGTACATGAGATGCGGGTTCGGGGTATGCGGGGCCTGTGTCTGTGGTCATGCCGTGGTGTGTAAAGACGGGCCGGTATTTGAATCAAAGATGTTGAGAACCATGGCGGATTTTAATACCCGGGCACTGTTAAAAACCGGAAAACCGGTTCCGTTAAATGAATATACCACCTGGCGTTGCCAATAA
- the pyrE gene encoding orotate phosphoribosyltransferase: MNYKEEFIEFLVQCNALKFGEFELKSGRLAPYFINTGMFDTGSKIKKLGTYYARAINAHFKEDFHGIYGPAYKGIPLCITAACALADMGIDKGYVFNRKEAKTYADKSAVVGMSLTSDTRLVLVDDVITSGKAIRESLEVLKGCSNPQVCGIIISVNRQEKGKTDKNALEEVSETLGIPIFAIVTIREIIDFLHNREIDGKIVMDDQMKVTIETYLATYGADC; the protein is encoded by the coding sequence ATGAATTATAAAGAGGAATTTATTGAGTTTCTGGTGCAGTGCAATGCCCTGAAGTTTGGAGAATTTGAACTGAAAAGCGGCAGACTTGCCCCCTATTTTATTAATACCGGCATGTTTGACACCGGTTCAAAGATTAAAAAACTGGGCACCTATTATGCCAGGGCCATTAACGCTCATTTTAAAGAAGATTTTCACGGAATTTACGGCCCTGCCTACAAGGGGATTCCTTTGTGCATTACGGCCGCCTGTGCCCTGGCTGACATGGGCATTGACAAAGGGTATGTATTCAACCGCAAGGAGGCCAAAACTTATGCCGACAAAAGTGCTGTGGTGGGTATGTCCCTGACCTCCGACACCCGGCTGGTCCTGGTGGATGATGTCATCACCTCGGGCAAAGCCATCCGGGAATCCCTGGAAGTTCTAAAAGGATGCAGCAATCCCCAGGTTTGCGGTATTATCATCAGCGTGAACCGCCAGGAAAAGGGAAAAACAGATAAAAATGCCCTGGAAGAGGTGTCAGAGACCCTTGGCATTCCCATTTTTGCCATTGTTACCATACGGGAAATTATTGATTTTCTGCACAATCGGGAAATAGATGGCAAAATAGTTATGGATGACCAAATGAAAGTAACGATCGAAACCTATCTGGCAACCTATGGTGCAGACTGTTGA
- a CDS encoding NADH:ubiquinone reductase (Na(+)-transporting) subunit D: MTLKSKGEYYDILTKGVWTQNPVAYQVLGICSALAVTVKMSTAIVMALALTVVTACSSMIISSMRKIIPSNIRIIVELAVISTLVIVTDQVLKAYFYDISKQLSIFVGLIITNCIVLGRAEAFALANDPIDSFVDGIANGLGYGLILIVVAFIRELLGSGKFLGFQVVPGFVYDLGFQNMGLMVLAPGAFFVIGLLVWLKNSLPGISSQKK, from the coding sequence ATGACGCTCAAATCCAAAGGTGAATACTACGACATCCTGACCAAGGGGGTATGGACCCAGAACCCGGTGGCTTACCAGGTACTCGGAATCTGTTCGGCCCTGGCCGTGACCGTGAAAATGTCCACGGCCATTGTCATGGCGCTGGCCCTGACCGTGGTGACGGCCTGTTCGTCCATGATCATCTCTTCCATGAGAAAGATCATCCCCTCCAACATCCGGATCATTGTGGAACTGGCTGTTATCTCCACCCTGGTGATCGTTACTGATCAGGTGCTTAAAGCCTATTTTTATGACATATCCAAACAACTCTCCATTTTTGTGGGGCTGATCATTACCAACTGCATTGTTTTAGGCCGTGCCGAAGCCTTTGCCCTGGCCAATGATCCTATTGATTCTTTTGTGGACGGCATTGCCAACGGTCTGGGGTATGGTTTGATCCTTATTGTGGTGGCCTTTATCCGGGAGCTTCTGGGGTCTGGAAAATTTCTGGGGTTCCAGGTGGTGCCCGGATTTGTATATGACCTTGGTTTCCAGAACATGGGGCTGATGGTGCTGGCCCCGGGCGCCTTTTTTGTCATCGGCCTTCTGGTGTGGCTGAAGAATTCTTTGCCCGGCATATCAAGCCAAAAAAAATAA